A single region of the Bacteroides luhongzhouii genome encodes:
- a CDS encoding IS1096 element passenger TnpR family protein produces MIYRFTIISDEVDDFVREIQIDPEATFYDFHEAILKSTGYANDQMTSFFICDDDWEKEKEVTLEEMDDNPEIDSWVMKETAISELVEDEKQKLLYVFDYMTERCFFIELSEIITGKDMNGAKCTKKSGDAPKQTVDFEEMAAAGGSLDLDENFYGDQDFDMEDFDQEGFDIGGDTSSPYEEEKF; encoded by the coding sequence ATGATATACAGATTTACTATCATATCTGATGAAGTTGACGATTTTGTCAGAGAAATACAAATTGATCCGGAAGCAACTTTTTATGACTTCCATGAAGCAATACTGAAATCAACAGGGTACGCAAACGACCAGATGACTTCTTTCTTTATCTGCGATGACGATTGGGAAAAAGAAAAAGAAGTAACCTTGGAAGAAATGGACGACAATCCGGAAATAGATAGCTGGGTGATGAAAGAAACTGCTATCAGCGAACTGGTTGAAGATGAAAAACAGAAACTGCTATATGTATTCGATTACATGACAGAACGTTGCTTCTTCATCGAACTATCCGAGATTATCACCGGAAAAGATATGAATGGCGCCAAATGCACCAAGAAATCAGGAGACGCTCCCAAACAAACGGTAGATTTTGAAGAAATGGCCGCTGCCGGAGGTTCTCTTGATTTGGATGAAAACTTCTATGGAGACCAAGACTTCGACATGGAAGATTTCGATCAGGAAGGATTTGACATAGGTGGTGACACTAGCAGCCCATACGAAGAAGAAAAATTTTAA
- a CDS encoding enoyl-ACP reductase FabI codes for MSYNLLKGKRGIIFGALNDQSIAWKVAERAVEEGATITLSNTPMAIRMGEVDALAEKLNCQVIPADATSVEDLQNVFKTSMDILGGQIDFVLHSIGMSPNVRKKRTYDDLDYGMLDKTLDISAVSFHKMIQSAKKLNAIADYGSIVALSYVAAQRTFYGYNDMADAKALLESIARSFGYIYGREHSVRVNTISQSPTFTTAGSGVKGMDKLFDFSNRMSPLGNATADECADYCIVMFSDLTRKVTMQNLFHDGGFSSVGMSLRAMATYEKGLDEYMDENGNIIYG; via the coding sequence ATGAGTTACAACTTGTTGAAAGGAAAAAGAGGTATTATCTTCGGTGCTTTGAACGATCAGTCTATTGCCTGGAAGGTGGCAGAGCGTGCCGTAGAAGAAGGTGCAACTATTACATTATCAAATACTCCGATGGCTATCCGTATGGGAGAAGTCGATGCTTTGGCCGAAAAATTGAATTGCCAGGTTATTCCGGCAGATGCCACCAGTGTAGAAGATTTGCAAAATGTATTCAAAACCTCCATGGATATACTGGGTGGACAAATTGATTTTGTACTCCACTCTATCGGTATGTCTCCCAACGTGCGCAAGAAACGTACTTACGATGACCTTGACTATGGAATGTTGGATAAGACATTGGATATTTCAGCTGTTTCATTCCACAAAATGATTCAGTCGGCTAAAAAATTGAATGCTATTGCTGATTACGGTTCTATCGTTGCTTTGAGCTACGTGGCCGCGCAGCGTACTTTCTATGGCTACAACGATATGGCAGATGCAAAGGCATTGCTGGAATCTATTGCACGCAGCTTCGGTTACATCTATGGACGCGAACATAGCGTGCGTGTGAACACTATCTCACAGTCTCCTACATTTACTACTGCCGGTTCGGGCGTGAAAGGTATGGATAAACTGTTTGATTTCTCCAACCGTATGTCTCCGCTCGGAAATGCTACGGCTGACGAATGTGCCGATTATTGCATCGTGATGTTCTCCGATCTTACCCGTAAGGTGACTATGCAGAACTTATTCCATGACGGCGGATTCTCCAGCGTAGGTATGAGTCTTCGTGCCATGGCTACTTACGAGAAAGGACTCGACGAGTATATGGACGAAAATGGTAATATCATTTACGGATAA
- the lipA gene encoding lipoyl synthase: protein MTDRVRKPEWLKINIGANERYTETKRIVDSHCLHTICSSGRCPNMGECWGKGTATFMIGGDICTRSCKFCNTQTGRPHPLDANEPTHVAESIALMKLDHAVITSVDRDDLPDLGAEHWARTIREIKRLNPQTTIEVLIPDFQGRMELVDLVIEARPDIISHNMETVRRISPLVRSAANYDTSLQVIRHISEKGVKSKSGIMVGLGETPEEVETLMDDLLTTGCQILTIGQYLQPSHRHYPVAAYITPLQFAKYKTVGLEKGFNIVESAPLVRSSYHAEKHIR from the coding sequence ATGACGGACAGAGTACGTAAGCCCGAATGGCTGAAAATTAATATCGGTGCCAACGAACGATACACCGAAACCAAACGGATTGTCGACTCCCACTGCTTACATACCATATGTAGCAGTGGACGTTGCCCCAATATGGGAGAATGCTGGGGAAAAGGAACTGCTACCTTTATGATCGGTGGTGATATCTGTACGCGCAGTTGCAAATTCTGCAACACACAAACCGGGCGCCCGCATCCGTTAGACGCAAACGAACCTACCCATGTAGCAGAATCTATCGCACTGATGAAGCTGGATCATGCTGTCATCACTTCCGTAGACCGGGATGATCTGCCGGATTTGGGAGCAGAACATTGGGCACGTACCATCCGAGAAATCAAAAGACTGAATCCACAGACAACAATCGAAGTGCTCATTCCTGATTTTCAAGGCAGGATGGAGTTGGTAGATTTGGTAATCGAAGCCCGTCCCGACATTATTTCACACAATATGGAAACCGTACGCCGCATTAGCCCGTTAGTACGCAGTGCGGCAAATTATGATACAAGTTTGCAAGTCATCAGACACATTTCCGAAAAGGGAGTTAAATCTAAAAGCGGTATTATGGTCGGACTGGGTGAGACCCCGGAGGAAGTCGAAACATTGATGGATGATCTATTAACAACCGGTTGTCAGATTCTTACCATAGGCCAATACCTGCAACCGAGTCACCGGCATTATCCCGTTGCGGCATACATCACTCCGCTGCAATTTGCAAAATATAAAACTGTAGGTTTAGAGAAAGGATTCAACATCGTAGAAAGCGCTCCCCTTGTCCGCTCCTCCTACCACGCAGAGAAACATATTCGTTAG
- a CDS encoding SAM-dependent methyltransferase: METALYLLPVTLGDTSIEKVLPSYNKEIISGIRYFIVEDVRSARRFLKKVDREIDIDALTFYPLNKHTSPDDISGYLQPLVSGASMGVISEAGCPAIADPGADVVAIAQRKKLKVVPLVGPSSIILSVMASGFNGQSFAFHGYLPIEPGERAKKLKTLEQRVYAENQTQLFIETPYRNHKMIEDILLNCRPQTKLCIAANITCEGEYIQTRTVKDWKGHVPDLSKIPCIFLLYK; encoded by the coding sequence GTGGAAACTGCCCTCTATTTATTGCCCGTGACGTTAGGTGATACATCTATTGAAAAGGTATTGCCTTCTTATAATAAGGAGATTATCTCCGGTATCCGATATTTTATAGTCGAAGATGTTCGTTCTGCCCGTCGTTTCCTGAAAAAGGTAGACCGGGAGATTGATATTGATGCATTGACATTTTATCCGTTGAACAAGCATACTTCCCCTGATGATATTTCCGGTTATCTGCAACCTTTGGTGAGTGGAGCTTCAATGGGGGTTATCTCCGAAGCTGGTTGTCCGGCAATAGCTGATCCGGGAGCGGATGTGGTTGCCATCGCACAGCGTAAAAAGTTAAAAGTGGTTCCTTTGGTCGGACCTTCTTCCATTATCCTTTCCGTGATGGCTTCCGGTTTTAACGGGCAGAGTTTTGCGTTTCATGGTTATCTGCCGATTGAGCCGGGAGAGCGTGCCAAGAAGCTGAAGACACTGGAGCAGCGCGTGTACGCTGAAAATCAGACGCAGCTTTTCATTGAGACGCCTTACCGGAATCATAAGATGATAGAAGATATTTTGTTGAATTGCCGTCCTCAAACAAAGCTCTGTATCGCTGCCAATATTACTTGTGAAGGAGAATATATACAGACGCGTACAGTGAAGGACTGGAAAGGGCACGTGCCTGATTTATCTAAGATTCCCTGTATTTTTCTCTTATATAAATAA
- a CDS encoding gliding motility lipoprotein GldB, whose protein sequence is MKLRISLLIILFSMLFTSCGISTGKGTEQKEEEISVLRYDKLLSEYVRSNSFSAMQKLTMDYRMPTKILIEDVLSIGTVKDDTISQRLQKFYSDTTLVRLLSDVEAKYPNLDEVEKGLNKGFRKLKKEVPDTKVPFIYSQVSAFNESIILVDSLLGISLDKYMGEDYPLYKRFYYDYQCRSMRPERIVPDCFAFYLLSRYGMNYHEGTCLIDLMMHSGKIHYVVQNLLGYSDIGEAMGYSKEESDWCKENEKEIWNYICTNDHLHARDPMVIRYYMKPAPAVDMLGAQAPALIGTWMGARIIASYMKKHKDMKLKDLLEFTDYHEMLSESNYLAS, encoded by the coding sequence ATGAAACTACGGATCTCTCTTCTTATTATATTATTTAGTATGCTTTTCACCTCCTGCGGGATAAGCACAGGAAAGGGTACGGAGCAGAAGGAAGAGGAGATTTCTGTTCTAAGATATGATAAGCTGTTGAGCGAATACGTTCGCTCTAACAGCTTTTCTGCTATGCAGAAGTTGACGATGGACTATCGTATGCCGACGAAAATCCTGATTGAGGATGTATTGTCTATTGGTACGGTAAAAGATGATACTATTTCGCAACGTCTGCAGAAATTCTATTCGGATACAACTTTAGTCCGTTTGCTTAGCGACGTGGAAGCAAAGTATCCTAATCTGGATGAGGTGGAAAAAGGACTTAACAAAGGATTCCGGAAACTGAAGAAGGAAGTGCCTGATACGAAAGTGCCGTTTATCTATTCGCAAGTGTCTGCCTTCAACGAATCTATTATTTTGGTGGATTCTTTATTAGGGATCAGTCTTGATAAATATATGGGGGAAGATTATCCTCTCTATAAGCGTTTCTATTACGATTATCAATGTCGTTCGATGCGTCCGGAACGAATTGTGCCGGATTGTTTTGCTTTTTATCTTTTGAGCCGTTACGGAATGAACTATCATGAAGGTACTTGTTTGATTGACTTGATGATGCACTCCGGAAAAATCCATTACGTAGTGCAGAACTTATTGGGATATAGTGATATCGGCGAAGCGATGGGATATTCCAAGGAGGAGAGCGACTGGTGTAAGGAGAATGAAAAGGAGATATGGAATTATATCTGTACCAACGATCATCTGCATGCACGAGACCCGATGGTGATCCGCTATTATATGAAGCCCGCTCCTGCTGTCGATATGTTGGGTGCTCAAGCTCCGGCATTGATCGGAACATGGATGGGAGCAAGAATCATCGCTTCTTATATGAAAAAGCATAAGGACATGAAACTGAAAGATCTCCTGGAATTTACTGATTACCATGAGATGTTAAGTGAATCCAACTACCTGGCTTCCTAA
- a CDS encoding DUF4861 domain-containing protein — translation MKKNLFIFTFLLGVFSLSAQAQKQEKTITVEVQNNWHQAKADAPVVINLYELHAGFKVKSAIVMEGIKEIPSQLDDLNRDRKMDELVFVTDLPAHGRKIFQVTLSSEKSAKTYPERVYADMFIVDNRKGKHQRVQAITVPGTSNIYSMVRPHGPVLESELVGYRLYFNEKQTPDIYGKFNKGLEIKESQFYPTDEQLAKGFGDDVLRVFDSCGPGALKGWDGQKATHITPVDTRTERIISYGPVRVIAEIEVTGWKYQDQELNMMTRYTLYAGHRDLHIEAFFDEPLDKEVFCTGVQDIVGTSKSFSDHKGLVGSWGTDWPVNDTVKYAKETVGLGTCIPQRYVKSEEKDKANFLYTITAPGNKYFQYHTTFTSMKETFGYKTPEAWFAHLREWKEELAHPVTVKIKDDRTNK, via the coding sequence ATGAAGAAGAATCTTTTTATTTTTACTTTCCTTTTAGGAGTTTTCAGTCTGTCTGCCCAAGCGCAGAAACAGGAGAAAACCATCACAGTTGAAGTACAAAACAACTGGCATCAGGCCAAAGCGGATGCTCCGGTTGTTATCAATCTGTATGAGTTGCACGCTGGCTTCAAAGTTAAATCTGCCATTGTCATGGAAGGAATAAAGGAAATTCCTTCGCAGCTGGACGATTTGAACAGAGACCGCAAGATGGACGAACTAGTCTTTGTGACCGACCTTCCTGCTCACGGCAGAAAAATATTCCAGGTTACACTCTCTTCGGAGAAAAGTGCAAAGACTTATCCGGAACGAGTTTATGCCGATATGTTTATAGTAGACAATCGGAAAGGCAAACATCAACGGGTACAGGCTATCACCGTTCCCGGCACCAGCAATATATACAGCATGGTACGTCCTCACGGTCCGGTTCTGGAATCGGAGCTGGTGGGATATCGTCTTTATTTCAATGAGAAACAGACACCGGATATTTACGGCAAGTTCAACAAAGGGCTGGAGATCAAAGAATCGCAGTTCTACCCGACGGATGAGCAGTTAGCTAAAGGATTCGGGGATGATGTACTTCGTGTGTTCGACAGCTGCGGACCGGGCGCATTGAAAGGTTGGGACGGACAAAAGGCAACGCATATCACTCCGGTGGACACTCGTACAGAACGTATCATCTCTTACGGACCGGTGCGGGTGATTGCAGAAATTGAAGTGACCGGATGGAAATATCAGGATCAGGAACTGAATATGATGACACGCTACACGCTTTATGCCGGACATCGCGATCTCCATATCGAAGCATTCTTTGACGAACCGCTCGATAAAGAAGTTTTCTGTACAGGTGTGCAAGACATCGTGGGTACTTCCAAGTCTTTCTCCGACCATAAAGGACTCGTGGGAAGCTGGGGAACAGACTGGCCGGTAAACGACACCGTGAAATATGCCAAAGAAACTGTAGGGCTGGGCACTTGTATCCCTCAACGTTATGTGAAATCGGAAGAAAAGGATAAAGCCAATTTCCTTTATACAATTACCGCTCCGGGAAATAAATATTTCCAATATCACACTACTTTCACCTCGATGAAAGAGACATTCGGATATAAAACGCCGGAAGCATGGTTTGCTCATCTCCGCGAATGGAAAGAAGAGCTGGCTCATCCGGTGACAGTGAAAATAAAAGATGACCGCACCAATAAATAG
- the miaA gene encoding tRNA (adenosine(37)-N6)-dimethylallyltransferase MiaA, which yields MPTLIVLIGPTGVGKTELSLRLAETFQTSIVSADSRQLYAELKIGTAAPTPDQLKRVPHQLVGTLHLTDYYSAAQYETEALDILEKLFAQHEVVILTGGSMMYVDAICKGIDDIPTVDAETRQLMLQKYEEEGLEQLCAELRLLDPEYYRIVDLKNPKRVIHALEICYMTGRTYTSFRTQQKKQRPFRILKIGLTRDREELYDRINRRVDQMMREGLLEEVRSVLPYRHLNSLNTVGYKELFKYLDGEWELPFAIDKIKQNSRIYSRKQMTWFKRDEEIKWFHPEQETEILAYLRQSL from the coding sequence ATGCCTACTCTCATTGTTCTTATAGGTCCTACAGGTGTGGGAAAAACGGAGTTGAGTCTACGCTTGGCAGAAACATTTCAGACAAGCATTGTATCTGCCGATTCGAGACAGCTTTATGCCGAATTAAAAATAGGCACAGCAGCTCCTACTCCCGACCAACTCAAACGTGTTCCACATCAACTGGTCGGCACGCTCCACCTTACAGACTATTACAGCGCTGCTCAATACGAAACAGAAGCACTGGATATTCTGGAGAAATTATTCGCGCAACACGAAGTCGTGATTCTCACAGGTGGCTCAATGATGTATGTAGACGCTATCTGTAAGGGGATTGATGACATTCCTACCGTTGATGCGGAAACCCGTCAACTCATGTTACAAAAATATGAGGAGGAAGGCCTTGAACAACTCTGCGCAGAACTTCGCCTGTTAGATCCGGAATATTACCGGATTGTAGATCTGAAGAATCCCAAGCGGGTAATTCATGCACTAGAGATTTGCTATATGACCGGACGCACTTATACTTCTTTTCGCACCCAACAAAAAAAACAGCGTCCTTTCCGTATTCTGAAAATCGGTCTGACTCGTGATCGGGAAGAACTTTATGACCGTATCAACCGCCGGGTAGACCAAATGATGAGGGAAGGATTATTGGAAGAAGTACGCTCCGTACTTCCCTATCGTCACCTCAATTCACTAAATACGGTAGGTTATAAAGAACTGTTCAAATATCTGGACGGAGAATGGGAACTCCCCTTTGCTATAGATAAAATCAAGCAAAACTCCCGCATTTATTCGCGTAAACAGATGACCTGGTTCAAAAGAGATGAAGAAATAAAATGGTTCCACCCGGAACAAGAAACGGAGATACTAGCGTACCTCCGTCAATCTTTATAA
- a CDS encoding S9 family peptidase, with translation MKKISITLLLCLLCLTGMAQGQKALDLKDITSGRFRPENIQGVIPMPDGEHYTQMNADGTQIIKYSFKTGEKVEVIFDVNTTRECDFKNFDSYQFSPDGQKLLIATKTTPIYRHSYTAVHYIYPLKRNDKGVTTNNIIERLSDGGPQQVPVFSPDGTMIAFVRNNNIFLVKLLYGNSESQVTEDGKQNSVINGIPDWVYEEEFGFNRALEFSADNTLIAFIRFDESEVPSYSFPVFAGQAPRIDALKDYPGEYTYKYPKAGYPNSKVEVRTYDIKSHVTRTMKLPLDADGYIPRIRFTKDANKLAIMTLNRHQDRFDLYFADPRSTLCKLILRDESPYYIKENIFDNIQFYPEYFSLLSERDGYSHLYWYSMGGNLIKKVTNGKFEVKDFLGYDEEDGSFYYTSNEESPLRKAVYKIDKKGKKTKLSQQVGTNTPLFSKSMKYYMNKFSNLNTPMLVTLNDNSGKTLKTLITNDGLKQTLSGYAVPQKEFFTFQTTDGVKLNGWMMKPVNFSASKKYPVLMYQYSGPGSQQVLDTWGISWETYMASLGYIVVCVDGRGTGGRGEAFEKCTYLKIGVKEAKDQVETALYLGKQPYVDKDRIGIWGWSYGGYMTLMSMSEGTPVFKAGVAVAAPTDWRFYDTIYTERFMRTPKENAEGYKESSAFTRADKLHGNLLLVHGMADDNVHFQNCAEYAEQLVQLGKQFDMQVYTNRNHGIYGGNTRQHLYTRLTNFFLNNL, from the coding sequence ATGAAAAAGATCAGCATCACTTTATTACTCTGCCTTCTCTGTCTGACCGGAATGGCACAAGGACAAAAGGCACTTGATTTAAAAGATATTACCTCCGGACGTTTCCGCCCGGAAAATATTCAGGGAGTAATCCCTATGCCTGATGGCGAACACTACACACAGATGAACGCTGACGGCACGCAAATCATTAAATACTCTTTCAAGACAGGTGAGAAAGTAGAAGTGATTTTCGATGTAAATACTACACGCGAATGTGACTTCAAGAACTTCGACAGTTACCAATTCTCGCCCGACGGTCAGAAATTACTGATTGCTACTAAAACAACACCTATTTATAGGCATTCATACACAGCTGTACATTACATTTACCCTTTAAAACGAAATGATAAGGGCGTTACGACAAACAACATTATTGAACGGCTGTCTGACGGTGGACCTCAACAGGTCCCCGTCTTTTCTCCGGACGGTACCATGATCGCATTTGTCCGCAACAATAATATATTTCTTGTCAAGCTGCTTTACGGCAACAGCGAAAGCCAGGTCACAGAAGATGGCAAACAGAATTCTGTAATCAACGGTATTCCTGACTGGGTGTATGAAGAAGAATTCGGCTTCAACCGTGCCTTGGAATTCAGCGCCGACAATACGCTGATTGCTTTTATCCGTTTCGACGAGTCGGAAGTTCCCTCCTACTCTTTCCCGGTATTTGCCGGGCAAGCACCCCGTATTGATGCCTTAAAAGATTATCCGGGCGAATATACATACAAATATCCGAAAGCCGGATATCCGAATTCGAAAGTAGAGGTACGTACGTATGATATCAAATCACATGTCACCCGTACAATGAAACTCCCATTGGATGCAGATGGATACATTCCGCGTATCCGCTTCACAAAGGATGCCAACAAATTGGCTATCATGACATTGAACCGTCATCAGGACCGTTTTGATCTTTACTTTGCCGACCCTCGTTCAACACTTTGCAAACTTATACTCCGCGATGAATCCCCTTATTATATTAAGGAGAATATTTTCGATAATATCCAGTTCTATCCGGAATATTTCAGTCTGCTTAGCGAGCGTGACGGTTACAGCCACCTCTATTGGTATAGCATGGGAGGTAATCTGATTAAAAAGGTTACTAACGGTAAGTTTGAGGTGAAAGATTTTCTGGGATATGATGAAGAAGATGGTTCTTTCTATTACACCAGCAATGAAGAGAGTCCTCTGCGCAAAGCTGTCTATAAAATAGATAAGAAAGGCAAGAAGACTAAACTATCCCAACAGGTAGGAACAAATACACCGCTCTTCAGCAAATCGATGAAGTATTACATGAACAAGTTCTCTAACTTGAATACTCCGATGCTGGTTACACTGAATGATAATTCGGGCAAAACACTCAAAACGCTTATTACCAATGACGGATTGAAACAAACATTGTCCGGATATGCTGTACCACAAAAAGAGTTCTTTACTTTCCAAACCACAGATGGCGTGAAATTGAACGGCTGGATGATGAAACCGGTTAATTTCTCCGCATCCAAAAAATATCCGGTACTGATGTATCAATATAGCGGTCCGGGCTCTCAACAGGTATTGGATACCTGGGGAATCAGTTGGGAAACTTATATGGCAAGCCTCGGTTATATAGTGGTATGCGTGGACGGTCGTGGCACAGGAGGTCGTGGAGAAGCTTTTGAGAAATGTACCTATCTGAAAATCGGAGTCAAAGAAGCCAAAGACCAGGTAGAGACTGCTTTGTATCTCGGCAAACAACCATACGTGGATAAAGATCGCATCGGAATCTGGGGCTGGAGCTACGGTGGCTACATGACCCTCATGAGTATGAGCGAAGGAACGCCTGTATTCAAAGCGGGAGTAGCAGTGGCCGCACCAACTGACTGGCGTTTCTATGATACGATTTACACCGAACGTTTCATGCGTACTCCGAAAGAGAACGCAGAAGGATATAAGGAATCATCAGCTTTCACCCGTGCTGACAAACTGCATGGAAACTTGTTGTTGGTGCATGGCATGGCAGATGACAATGTGCACTTCCAAAACTGTGCGGAATATGCCGAACAATTGGTTCAACTTGGAAAACAATTTGATATGCAAGTGTACACGAACCGCAATCATGGAATATATGGTGGCAATACCCGCCAACACTTATACACACGCTTGACCAACTTTTTCTTGAACAATTTATAA
- the lpxA gene encoding acyl-ACP--UDP-N-acetylglucosamine O-acyltransferase, whose protein sequence is MISPLAYIHPEAKIGENVEIAPFVFIDKNVVIGDNNKIMANANILYGSRIGNGNTIFPGAVIGAIPQDLKFRGEESTAEIGDNNLIRENVTINRGTAAKGRTIVGNNNLLMEGVHVAHDALVGNGCIIGNSTKMAGEIVIDDNAIVSANVLMHQFCHVGSHVMIQGGCRFSKDIPPYIIAGREPIAFSGINIIGLRRRGFSNEVIESIHNAYRIIYQSGLNTTEALKKIEDEFEKSPEINYIIDFIRNSERGIIK, encoded by the coding sequence ATGATAAGTCCTTTAGCGTATATCCATCCCGAAGCTAAGATTGGGGAAAATGTAGAAATTGCGCCTTTTGTATTTATAGATAAGAACGTAGTTATCGGCGACAACAATAAAATTATGGCTAACGCCAATATTTTATACGGTTCACGTATTGGTAACGGAAACACGATTTTTCCGGGTGCCGTTATCGGAGCCATTCCGCAGGATCTCAAATTTCGAGGTGAAGAATCGACAGCCGAAATCGGAGATAATAATCTGATTCGTGAAAATGTAACAATCAACCGTGGTACAGCAGCTAAAGGGCGCACGATTGTGGGAAATAACAATTTATTGATGGAAGGTGTACACGTAGCACACGACGCATTGGTTGGTAACGGATGTATCATTGGTAACTCTACCAAGATGGCAGGCGAAATCGTCATTGATGATAACGCGATTGTCAGCGCCAATGTATTGATGCACCAATTCTGTCATGTAGGCAGTCATGTAATGATTCAGGGCGGATGCCGCTTCAGTAAAGATATTCCTCCTTACATTATTGCAGGACGCGAGCCGATCGCTTTCAGTGGAATCAACATCATCGGCTTGCGCCGTCGTGGCTTCTCCAATGAAGTGATCGAAAGTATTCACAATGCATATCGTATCATTTACCAAAGTGGTTTGAACACGACAGAAGCATTGAAAAAAATAGAAGATGAATTCGAAAAGAGCCCGGAAATTAACTATATCATCGATTTCATCCGTAATTCAGAACGTGGTATTATTAAATAA
- a CDS encoding glycoside hydrolase family 28 protein has translation MNTLTKRLFWIVLCCLPFISSGCKQSKTVVKESSISDALYQNLPFEMPKVQQPVFPAYEVSIEKFGAKGDGLFLNTKAINDAIKEVNQRGGGKVIIPEGIWLTGPIELLSNVNLYTEQNALVLFTGDFEAYPIIATSFEGLETRRCQSPISARNAENIAITGYGTFDGNGDCWRPVKKGKLTASQWKKLVNSGGVLDEKQEIWYPTTGSLKGAMACKDFNVPEGINTDEEWAEIRPWLRPVLLSIAQSKKVLLEGVTFKNSPSWCLHPLSCEDFTVNNIMVINPWYSQNGDAIDLESCKNALIINSVFDAGDDAICIKSGKDEDGRRRGEPCQNVIVKNNTVLHGHGGFVVGSEMSGGVKNIYVEDCTFMGTDVGLRFKSTRGRGGVVENIYINNINMINIPNEPLLFDLFYGGKGAGEESEEDLLNRMKTSIPPVTEETPAFRNIHISNIVCRGSGRAMFFNGLPEMPISNITVKNVVMTEATDGVVISQVDGVTLENVYVESSKGNNILNVKNAKNLTVNGKVYEELGAKEEILSLK, from the coding sequence ATGAACACATTGACAAAAAGACTCTTCTGGATAGTCCTATGCTGTTTACCGTTTATCTCATCGGGATGTAAACAAAGCAAGACTGTCGTAAAAGAGAGCTCCATCAGTGACGCTCTTTACCAGAATCTACCTTTTGAGATGCCCAAAGTACAGCAACCGGTTTTTCCTGCTTACGAGGTAAGCATTGAGAAATTCGGAGCCAAAGGCGATGGTCTGTTCCTGAATACAAAAGCAATCAACGATGCCATTAAAGAGGTGAATCAGCGCGGAGGGGGGAAAGTGATTATCCCGGAAGGTATCTGGTTGACAGGACCTATCGAACTATTGAGCAACGTGAATTTATATACGGAACAGAATGCATTGGTGCTTTTCACCGGTGATTTTGAGGCATATCCTATCATTGCCACTTCTTTTGAAGGGTTGGAAACCCGTCGTTGCCAATCGCCTATTTCCGCACGCAATGCAGAGAATATCGCTATCACAGGATACGGCACATTTGACGGAAACGGCGACTGTTGGCGTCCGGTAAAAAAAGGCAAACTGACTGCTTCACAATGGAAAAAGCTGGTAAACTCGGGAGGTGTTCTCGACGAAAAACAAGAGATATGGTACCCCACAACCGGTTCACTGAAAGGTGCAATGGCTTGTAAAGATTTCAATGTACCCGAAGGGATCAATACAGACGAAGAATGGGCTGAAATCCGTCCGTGGTTGCGTCCGGTGCTGTTAAGCATCGCCCAAAGCAAGAAGGTGCTGCTGGAAGGTGTTACTTTCAAAAACTCACCAAGCTGGTGTCTGCACCCCTTGTCCTGCGAAGATTTCACAGTAAATAATATCATGGTCATCAATCCTTGGTATTCCCAGAATGGTGACGCCATCGACTTGGAATCTTGCAAGAACGCGCTGATTATTAATAGTGTATTCGATGCGGGAGATGATGCAATCTGTATTAAATCCGGTAAAGATGAAGACGGACGCCGTCGCGGTGAACCTTGCCAGAACGTTATTGTGAAAAATAATACGGTACTGCACGGACACGGCGGATTCGTAGTAGGTAGCGAAATGTCGGGTGGCGTGAAGAATATCTATGTGGAAGACTGCACATTTATGGGCACAGACGTAGGCTTGCGCTTCAAGAGCACTCGCGGACGTGGCGGTGTGGTAGAAAACATCTACATTAATAATATCAACATGATTAACATTCCGAACGAACCGTTGTTGTTCGACTTGTTCTACGGTGGAAAAGGTGCCGGCGAAGAATCGGAAGAGGATTTGCTGAACCGCATGAAGACAAGTATTCCTCCGGTAACGGAAGAAACACCCGCTTTCCGCAATATTCATATCTCTAATATTGTTTGCAGAGGTTCGGGACGTGCCATGTTCTTCAATGGTTTGCCGGAAATGCCGATCAGCAACATTACCGTTAAGAATGTCGTGATGACAGAAGCTACGGATGGCGTTGTTATCAGCCAGGTTGACGGAGTTACTTTGGAGAATGTATATGTGGAATCATCCAAAGGCAACAATATATTAAACGTCAAAAATGCTAAGAATCTGACCGTAAACGGGAAAGTTTATGAAGAACTGGGAGCGAAAGAAGAAATTTTAAGTCTCAAATAA